The following coding sequences are from one Kosakonia sp. H02 window:
- the eptB gene encoding kdo(2)-lipid A phosphoethanolamine 7''-transferase: MNYIKAITQQKLSLLLALYIGLFMNSAVFYRRFDGYAHAFTVVKGLSAVVELAATVLVTFFLLRVLSLLGRRVWRILASLIVVFSAAASYYMTFLNVVIGYGIIASVMTTDIDLSKEVVGWQLIVWVVAVSALPLLFIWNNRCRDTLLRQLKMPGARARSAGLVLLAGLLVWGPIRLLDVQQKQTERASGVDMPSYGGVVANSYLPSNWLSALGLYAWAQVDESSDNKSLMNPATKFTYVEPKGIDDTWVVFIIGETTRWDHMGMLGYSRDTTPKLAQEKNLVAFRGYSCDTATKLSLRCMFVREGGAEDNPQRTLKEQNIFAVLKQLGFSSDLYAMQSEMWFYSNTMADNIAYREQIGAEPRNRGKNVDDMLLVEEMQRSLANKTDGKHMIILHTKGSHFNYTQRYPRSFAQWTPECAGVDRKCTKEEMINSFDNSVTYVDHFIDSVIDQMRDRKAIIFYAADHGESINEQEHLHGTPRNMAPPEQFRVPMMVWMSDKYLQDPEKAQMFAQLKQQAAFKTPRRHVELYDTIMGCLGYTSPNGGINENNNWCHLPSQAAN, encoded by the coding sequence ATGAACTATATAAAAGCAATAACGCAGCAAAAACTTAGTTTGTTGTTGGCGTTATATATCGGTCTGTTTATGAATAGCGCAGTTTTTTACCGTCGGTTTGATGGTTATGCGCATGCGTTCACCGTTGTAAAAGGACTTTCTGCGGTCGTCGAACTCGCTGCTACAGTGCTGGTCACCTTCTTTTTACTGCGCGTCCTGTCGCTGTTGGGTCGCCGTGTCTGGCGCATTCTCGCCTCGCTGATTGTGGTGTTCTCTGCCGCTGCCAGCTATTACATGACTTTCCTCAACGTGGTGATCGGCTACGGCATTATTGCCTCGGTGATGACCACGGATATCGATTTATCCAAAGAAGTGGTGGGCTGGCAGCTTATCGTCTGGGTCGTAGCGGTGAGCGCACTGCCGCTGCTGTTTATCTGGAATAACCGCTGTCGCGATACGCTGCTGCGCCAGCTAAAAATGCCGGGCGCGCGCGCACGTAGTGCAGGGCTGGTGCTGCTGGCCGGTTTGTTGGTCTGGGGGCCGATTCGTCTGCTTGATGTGCAGCAAAAGCAAACTGAACGCGCCTCGGGCGTTGATATGCCAAGCTACGGTGGCGTGGTGGCGAACTCCTATCTGCCATCAAACTGGCTCTCTGCGCTGGGGCTTTACGCCTGGGCACAGGTGGATGAATCCTCTGACAATAAATCGTTGATGAACCCGGCAACGAAATTTACCTACGTTGAACCGAAAGGTATCGACGATACGTGGGTGGTGTTTATTATCGGCGAGACTACGCGCTGGGATCATATGGGGATGCTGGGGTATTCCCGTGATACCACGCCGAAACTGGCGCAGGAGAAAAACCTGGTCGCGTTTCGCGGTTACTCCTGTGATACCGCCACCAAGCTCTCGTTGCGCTGTATGTTTGTGCGCGAAGGTGGGGCAGAAGATAATCCGCAGCGCACATTGAAAGAGCAGAACATTTTCGCGGTGCTCAAGCAGCTTGGTTTCTCCAGCGATTTGTACGCTATGCAAAGCGAGATGTGGTTCTACAGCAACACCATGGCGGATAACATCGCGTACCGCGAGCAGATTGGCGCAGAGCCGCGCAACCGCGGGAAGAATGTCGACGATATGCTGCTTGTCGAAGAGATGCAGCGTTCGCTTGCGAATAAAACCGACGGTAAACACATGATTATTCTGCATACCAAAGGTTCGCACTTTAACTACACCCAACGTTATCCGCGCAGCTTCGCGCAGTGGACGCCGGAGTGTGCCGGTGTCGATCGTAAATGCACGAAAGAAGAGATGATTAACTCTTTCGATAACTCAGTGACCTATGTCGATCACTTTATTGATAGCGTGATTGATCAGATGCGCGACCGTAAAGCCATTATTTTCTACGCGGCGGATCACGGTGAGTCGATCAACGAGCAGGAACATCTGCACGGTACACCGCGCAATATGGCTCCGCCGGAGCAGTTCCGCGTGCCGATGATGGTGTGGATGTCGGACAAATATTTGCAGGACCCGGAGAAGGCGCAGATGTTCGCGCAGCTCAAGCAGCAAGCGGCGTTTAAAACCCCGCGTCGCCACGTGGAACTGTACGACACCATTATGGGTTGCCTGGGTTATACCTCGCCAAACGGCGGGATTAACGAGAACAATAACTGGTGCCATTTACCGTCGCAGGCGGCGAATTAA
- a CDS encoding organic hydroperoxide resistance protein: MSLEKVVYRAKAKATGGRDGRATSSDGVLDVKLGVPKEMGGAGGEVTNPEQLFAAGYSACFLGALKHVASTEKKSVPQDAYIEGQVGIGPLPTGFGIEAQLDIHLPGMDHKEAEELVQKAHIVCPYSNATRGNIDVKLNVITS, encoded by the coding sequence ATGTCTTTAGAAAAAGTGGTCTATCGTGCGAAAGCGAAAGCAACCGGGGGCCGTGATGGCCGCGCAACCTCTTCTGATGGCGTACTGGATGTCAAACTGGGTGTGCCGAAAGAGATGGGCGGTGCGGGCGGTGAAGTCACCAACCCGGAACAACTCTTCGCTGCGGGCTACTCTGCCTGTTTTCTTGGCGCGCTGAAGCATGTTGCATCGACCGAGAAAAAGAGCGTGCCGCAAGATGCCTATATTGAAGGTCAGGTGGGGATTGGCCCATTGCCGACCGGGTTTGGGATTGAAGCGCAACTGGATATCCACCTGCCGGGCATGGATCATAAAGAAGCCGAAGAGCTGGTGCAAAAAGCCCATATCGTTTGCCCATACTCCAATGCAACGCGCGGCAACATTGATGTCAAACTGAACGTCATCACGTCCTGA
- a CDS encoding MFS transporter — protein sequence MNTSTANRTRWLTLIGTIITQFALGSVYTWSLFNSSLAEKLHAPVSQVAFSFGLLSLGLALSSSVAGKLQERFGVKRVTVASGILLGLGFFLTAHSNNLLMLWLSAGVLVGLADGAGYLLTLSNCVKWFPERKGLISAFSIGSYGLGSLGFKFIDSQLLATVGLESTFMIWGAITLVMIVFGAMLMTDAPLQKVSTLNGVVENDFTLAQSMRKPQYWMLAVMFLTACMSGLYVIGVAKDIAQGMVHLDIATAANAVTVIAIANLSGRLVLGILSDKIARIRVITIGQVISLVGMAALLFAPLNAISFFAAIACVAFNFGGTITVFPSLVSEFFGLNNLAKNYGVIYLGFGIGSICGSIIASLFGGFYVTFCVIFALLILSLALSTTIRQPQRRVYTEAHA from the coding sequence ATGAATACTTCCACTGCTAATCGCACTCGCTGGCTGACGCTGATCGGCACCATTATTACGCAGTTTGCATTAGGGTCTGTTTATACCTGGAGTTTGTTCAATAGCTCGCTGGCGGAAAAACTGCATGCGCCGGTAAGCCAGGTGGCGTTTTCTTTTGGCCTGTTGAGCCTGGGTCTGGCGCTTTCGTCATCGGTCGCCGGAAAATTACAGGAACGTTTTGGCGTAAAACGCGTCACTGTGGCGTCCGGTATTCTGCTGGGTCTCGGCTTTTTCCTGACGGCGCATTCCAATAATTTGTTGATGCTGTGGCTGAGCGCCGGCGTGCTGGTGGGCCTGGCCGATGGCGCAGGTTACCTGTTAACCCTCTCTAACTGTGTGAAATGGTTCCCGGAACGTAAGGGGCTGATTTCCGCCTTTTCTATTGGTTCCTACGGCCTTGGCAGCCTGGGGTTTAAATTTATCGACAGCCAGTTGCTCGCCACCGTCGGCCTGGAAAGCACCTTTATGATTTGGGGCGCGATTACGCTTGTGATGATCGTCTTCGGTGCGATGCTGATGACCGACGCGCCGCTTCAGAAAGTGAGCACTCTGAATGGCGTGGTGGAAAATGACTTCACGCTGGCGCAGTCGATGCGTAAACCGCAGTACTGGATGCTGGCCGTGATGTTCCTGACCGCCTGTATGAGTGGCCTGTATGTGATTGGCGTGGCGAAAGATATCGCGCAGGGCATGGTGCATCTGGATATCGCCACCGCGGCGAATGCGGTAACAGTGATCGCGATTGCTAACCTGAGCGGCCGGCTGGTGCTCGGTATTCTCTCTGACAAAATCGCCCGTATCCGCGTTATTACCATCGGCCAGGTGATTTCGCTGGTCGGCATGGCGGCACTGTTGTTCGCACCGCTGAACGCCATAAGCTTCTTTGCTGCCATCGCCTGTGTTGCCTTTAACTTTGGTGGCACTATCACCGTGTTCCCGTCGCTGGTCAGTGAATTCTTCGGCCTTAATAACCTGGCGAAAAACTACGGTGTGATTTACCTGGGCTTTGGTATCGGCAGCATCTGCGGTTCCATCATCGCCTCGCTGTTTGGCGGCTTCTATGTCACCTTCTGCGTTATCTTCGCGCTGCTGATCCTCTCGCTGGCGCTGTCAACCACCATTCGCCAGCCGCAACGCCGCGTCTATACAGAAGCGCATGCTTGA
- a CDS encoding autotransporter domain-containing protein, with the protein MKTTRSGLVLPLLPVCLLFCQTAAAWQQEYVGTDKTTERYTWDSERQPRYNDILEERIRSAQNSPGLALNLPDETPLDTISTMSLGWNIPLARRFTTGPVAVWHYDGSTTSMYNEFGDSATTMPYSDPLWHASVSSLGWRVDSRFGDLRPWAQISFNQQFGENAWKSQSGLYRLTAANQYGNWMDVTLGADMLLNQHLAAYASMSQSENEMYGQNYLYSMGVSARF; encoded by the coding sequence ATGAAAACAACCCGCAGTGGCCTTGTGCTGCCGCTGCTGCCTGTTTGTCTGCTTTTTTGCCAGACGGCGGCGGCGTGGCAGCAAGAGTATGTTGGTACTGATAAGACGACAGAACGCTATACATGGGATAGCGAACGGCAACCCCGCTATAACGATATTCTCGAAGAACGCATTCGCTCCGCACAGAATTCGCCGGGCCTGGCGCTGAATCTGCCAGACGAGACGCCGCTGGATACCATCAGCACCATGAGTCTTGGCTGGAATATTCCGCTGGCCCGTCGGTTCACCACCGGCCCGGTCGCCGTGTGGCATTACGACGGCTCAACGACGTCAATGTATAACGAATTTGGCGACAGCGCGACCACCATGCCCTACAGCGATCCGCTGTGGCACGCCAGCGTCAGTTCGCTGGGATGGCGCGTGGATAGCCGCTTTGGCGACCTGCGTCCGTGGGCGCAAATCAGCTTTAACCAGCAGTTTGGCGAAAACGCCTGGAAGAGCCAGTCCGGTCTGTATCGCTTAACGGCCGCCAACCAGTACGGTAACTGGATGGATGTGACGCTGGGCGCCGATATGTTGCTGAACCAGCATCTGGCAGCCTATGCCTCTATGTCGCAGTCGGAAAATGAGATGTACGGACAAAATTATCTCTATAGCATGGGTGTCAGCGCGCGTTTTTAA
- the tag gene encoding DNA-3-methyladenine glycosylase I, producing the protein MQRCGWVTQDPLYLAYHDNEWGVAQTDGKKLFEMICLEGQQAGLSWITVLKKRENYRNAFHQFDPERVAAMTTQDVEALVQNAGIIRHRGKIEAIIGNARAYLAMAQNGESFSDFVWGFVDNHPQVTQATTLGEIPTSTPASDALSKALKKRGFKFVGTTICYSFMQACGLVNDHITGCFCHPGGQHDPRVA; encoded by the coding sequence ATGCAGCGTTGTGGTTGGGTCACTCAGGATCCGCTTTATCTTGCTTACCATGATAACGAATGGGGTGTAGCGCAAACGGACGGGAAAAAACTGTTTGAAATGATCTGCCTCGAAGGGCAACAGGCCGGGCTTTCATGGATTACGGTATTGAAAAAGCGGGAAAATTACCGCAACGCTTTCCATCAGTTCGACCCGGAACGGGTTGCGGCGATGACCACACAGGATGTCGAAGCTTTAGTACAGAATGCCGGGATAATTCGCCATCGCGGTAAGATTGAAGCCATTATCGGCAACGCGCGCGCCTACCTGGCGATGGCGCAAAATGGCGAGTCTTTTTCAGATTTTGTCTGGGGGTTCGTCGATAACCACCCACAAGTGACCCAGGCCACTACACTTGGCGAAATTCCCACCTCGACGCCCGCATCCGATGCGTTATCAAAAGCGCTGAAAAAACGCGGCTTTAAATTCGTCGGCACCACCATTTGTTACTCGTTTATGCAAGCCTGCGGGCTGGTCAATGACCATATCACCGGCTGCTTCTGCCACCCTGGAGGCCAGCATGATCCGCGCGTGGCATAG
- a CDS encoding N-acetyltransferase: MIRAWHSDNLSPLLALWLESTTLAHPFIDPRYWIESEALVRDAYLPSASTWVWEEESELKGFISVMDEQFIGALFVRPSSIGHGIGKALMNHVKQRFNWLSLEVYQKNERAVNFYHAQGFRIEESAWQEETGHPTWIMNWQADQTPSA; encoded by the coding sequence ATGATCCGCGCGTGGCATAGCGACAATCTGTCACCGCTGCTGGCGCTGTGGCTGGAGAGCACGACGCTCGCGCATCCTTTTATCGACCCGCGTTACTGGATAGAGAGCGAAGCACTGGTGCGCGACGCCTATCTTCCGTCGGCCAGTACCTGGGTCTGGGAAGAGGAGAGCGAGCTTAAAGGGTTTATCAGCGTGATGGATGAGCAATTTATCGGGGCGCTGTTTGTGCGCCCCTCATCGATTGGTCACGGTATTGGCAAGGCGCTGATGAACCACGTCAAACAGCGCTTTAACTGGCTAAGCCTTGAGGTTTACCAGAAAAATGAGCGGGCGGTGAACTTCTACCATGCGCAGGGTTTTCGTATCGAAGAGAGCGCATGGCAGGAGGAGACCGGTCACCCCACTTGGATCATGAACTGGCAGGCGGATCAAACGCCGTCAGCGTAA
- a CDS encoding molybdopterin guanine dinucleotide-containing S/N-oxide reductase — protein MANSAIKTVLTAAHWGPMLVETDGENVLASRGALPTPFPNSLQTVVQEQVHSPTRVRYPMVRKGFLASPANPQGVRGQDEFVRVSWEQALTLIHEQHKRIRDSYGPASIFAGSYGWRSNGVLHKAATLLQRYMSLAGGYTGHLGDYSTGAAQAIMPHVVGGNEVYQQQTSWPLILEHSDVVVLWSANPLNTLKIAWNASDEQGIPYFDALRKSGKRIICIDPMRSETVDFFGDSIEWLAPHMGTDVALMLGIAHTLVENGWQDDDFLARCTVGYEIFAAYLTGESDGVAKTADWAATICGINAAKIRALAALFHENTTMLMAGWGMQRQQFGEQKHWMLVTLAAMLGQIGTPGGGFGLSYHFANGGNPTRRAAVLGSMQGLVKDGTDAVDKIPVARIVEALENPGAPYQHNGLDRHYPDIRFVWWAGGANFTHHQDTNRLIRAWQKPELVVISECFWTAAAKHADIVLPATTSFERNDLTMTGDYSNQHLVPMKRVVAPQYEARDDWEVFAELSERWETGGRERFTEGKTDLQWLETFYAIAGERGASQQVTLPPFNEFWQANQLIEMPESDQNARFVRFADFRRDPQAHPLKTPSGKIEIFSERINSFGYADCPPHPKWLEPDEWHGNAKPQQLQVLSAHPAHRLHSQLNFTRLRETYAVAGHEPITLHPEDAQARGIAHGDVVRVWNQRGQVLAGAVVTDGIKPGVMCIHEGAWPDLDPAADGICKNGAVNVLTKDLPSSRLGNGCAGNTALAWVEKYHGPSLTLTAFDPPASS, from the coding sequence TTGGCAAACTCTGCTATCAAAACAGTCCTTACGGCGGCCCACTGGGGGCCAATGCTGGTCGAGACCGACGGCGAAAACGTGCTCGCCTCGCGCGGCGCATTACCGACCCCTTTCCCCAACTCACTGCAAACCGTGGTGCAGGAGCAAGTGCACAGCCCAACGCGGGTGCGTTACCCGATGGTGCGCAAAGGGTTTCTCGCCTCGCCTGCTAACCCGCAGGGCGTGCGCGGCCAGGACGAGTTCGTGCGCGTCAGTTGGGAGCAGGCGCTGACGCTTATCCATGAGCAGCACAAACGTATTCGCGACAGCTACGGCCCGGCATCGATTTTCGCTGGCTCTTACGGCTGGCGTTCGAACGGGGTACTGCATAAAGCAGCGACATTACTGCAACGCTATATGAGCCTCGCGGGCGGTTATACCGGCCATCTGGGGGATTACTCCACCGGCGCGGCGCAGGCGATCATGCCGCACGTGGTCGGCGGCAACGAAGTCTACCAGCAGCAAACCAGTTGGCCGCTGATCCTTGAGCACAGTGATGTCGTCGTGCTGTGGAGCGCGAATCCGCTGAACACGCTAAAAATTGCGTGGAACGCCTCCGACGAGCAGGGCATACCTTATTTCGATGCGCTACGCAAAAGCGGCAAACGGATTATCTGCATCGATCCGATGCGATCGGAAACCGTCGATTTCTTCGGCGACAGCATAGAGTGGCTGGCGCCGCATATGGGCACCGATGTGGCGTTGATGCTCGGTATCGCCCATACGCTGGTGGAAAACGGCTGGCAGGATGACGACTTCCTTGCCCGCTGCACCGTTGGCTATGAGATTTTTGCCGCGTACCTGACCGGTGAGAGCGATGGTGTGGCGAAAACGGCAGACTGGGCGGCGACGATCTGCGGCATTAATGCGGCGAAAATCCGTGCACTGGCAGCACTGTTCCATGAAAATACCACCATGCTGATGGCGGGGTGGGGCATGCAGCGCCAGCAGTTCGGCGAGCAAAAACACTGGATGCTGGTGACGCTGGCGGCGATGCTTGGGCAGATTGGTACGCCCGGCGGCGGTTTTGGCCTCTCTTACCATTTTGCCAATGGCGGCAACCCCACGCGCCGCGCGGCGGTGCTGGGCTCAATGCAGGGTCTGGTGAAAGACGGCACGGACGCGGTGGATAAAATCCCCGTCGCGCGCATTGTCGAGGCGCTGGAAAACCCCGGCGCGCCGTATCAGCACAATGGTCTGGACAGGCACTACCCGGATATCCGTTTTGTCTGGTGGGCGGGCGGCGCTAACTTTACCCATCATCAGGATACCAACCGCCTGATCCGCGCCTGGCAAAAGCCGGAACTGGTAGTGATTTCCGAGTGCTTCTGGACGGCGGCGGCGAAACACGCCGATATCGTGCTGCCCGCCACGACCTCGTTTGAGCGTAACGATCTGACGATGACCGGTGATTACAGCAACCAGCATCTGGTGCCGATGAAGCGCGTGGTCGCGCCGCAATATGAAGCGCGCGATGACTGGGAGGTTTTTGCCGAGTTGAGCGAGCGCTGGGAAACGGGCGGTCGCGAGCGGTTCACCGAAGGTAAAACCGACCTGCAATGGCTGGAGACGTTTTATGCCATTGCTGGCGAACGCGGTGCCAGCCAGCAGGTGACGCTGCCGCCGTTCAACGAATTTTGGCAGGCCAATCAGTTAATTGAGATGCCCGAAAGCGATCAAAACGCGCGTTTTGTCCGTTTTGCCGATTTCCGCCGCGATCCGCAGGCGCATCCGTTAAAAACCCCAAGCGGTAAGATTGAAATTTTCTCTGAACGTATCAACAGCTTTGGCTACGCCGATTGTCCGCCGCACCCGAAATGGCTGGAGCCGGATGAATGGCACGGTAACGCAAAGCCGCAGCAGTTGCAGGTGCTCTCTGCGCATCCGGCGCATCGCCTGCACAGCCAGCTTAATTTCACCCGACTGCGCGAAACGTACGCCGTTGCCGGGCACGAGCCGATCACCCTGCATCCCGAAGATGCGCAGGCGCGCGGCATTGCGCATGGTGATGTGGTGCGAGTGTGGAATCAACGTGGGCAAGTGCTGGCGGGCGCGGTGGTGACGGACGGCATTAAGCCTGGCGTGATGTGCATTCACGAAGGCGCATGGCCGGATCTGGATCCGGCGGCGGATGGTATCTGTAAAAACGGGGCCGTGAACGTGCTGACCAAAGATTTGCCCAGCTCGCGTCTGGGCAATGGCTGCGCCGGGAATACCGCGCTGGCGTGGGTCGAGAAATATCACGGCCCGTCGCTTACGCTGACGGCGTTTGATCCGCCTGCCAGTTCATGA
- a CDS encoding AAA family ATPase — protein MEIEMRLHTLRINGFKRIHNSQVKFGDATFLIGSNNAGKSSVLKAIEWLLSDKKRMSPDCFCSEVDMETGENKIVCKKIILEAEFRNIPEEAKTWRGFKGRIFTYDPGDSGETGNSIFYKKSYSLGEDVVIELKSLKRELKKEFENIKKPNEFIEQGIDTDFITELFPVLDKNISVGEKQKLELIDEIWDITKEEVWDKNPGGIGGVVLSKLPSILLIPAESGATEIEEKTGVLQKTLNELFKDVRGISTNYMQAQECLNELAKELNPSDETSEFGLMMGELNKVLCGVFPESKIYASADLSNPDTALSPTFTIEMSSNIRTSVSNQGTGMVRAAVFGLLRFRQEWLRKRGGDERSLIIGFEEPEIYLHPSAANQMRDIIYELSGSSSQIIATTHSPFLIDLSRKPRQVLNRFHYDSSHTTIHPFSVTEKYKQLTADNKHYVKMLMKLDDHLSRIFFTKRVIIVEGDTEEVIFKEAIRRMPVLTRNKILTNTELIKARGKAAIIGLLKYLSALDVDFVVIHDRDKGVKGAEKFNLPILEAASNPDKVIVVEECIEDILGYPAPNSEKPYNAYQQTLTWGDDFDGIPEKLKYIMQRAYDVWL, from the coding sequence ATGGAAATTGAAATGAGACTACACACACTTAGAATTAATGGTTTTAAAAGAATTCATAATTCTCAGGTAAAATTTGGCGACGCCACGTTTCTCATTGGCTCTAATAACGCAGGAAAGAGTTCGGTTCTAAAGGCTATAGAATGGTTATTGTCTGATAAAAAAAGGATGTCACCCGATTGCTTTTGTTCTGAAGTTGACATGGAAACTGGCGAAAACAAGATAGTATGTAAGAAAATAATACTTGAAGCTGAATTTAGAAATATTCCTGAAGAAGCTAAAACATGGAGAGGATTTAAAGGAAGAATTTTTACTTATGACCCCGGCGATAGCGGTGAAACAGGAAATAGTATTTTCTACAAAAAAAGTTATTCCTTGGGGGAAGATGTTGTAATTGAATTAAAGTCACTAAAAAGAGAATTAAAGAAAGAATTTGAAAACATTAAAAAACCGAATGAATTTATTGAACAAGGTATTGATACCGATTTTATAACAGAATTATTCCCCGTTTTAGATAAAAACATTAGTGTCGGAGAAAAACAAAAACTTGAACTGATAGATGAAATTTGGGACATAACTAAAGAAGAGGTTTGGGACAAGAATCCCGGAGGTATAGGGGGGGTAGTCTTATCGAAATTGCCAAGTATTCTATTAATTCCTGCTGAATCAGGCGCAACTGAAATAGAGGAAAAAACAGGAGTACTTCAAAAAACATTGAATGAACTATTTAAAGATGTTCGAGGAATTTCCACTAATTATATGCAGGCTCAAGAATGCTTAAACGAACTTGCTAAAGAATTAAATCCCTCTGATGAAACCTCTGAATTCGGGTTAATGATGGGCGAGTTGAATAAAGTCCTTTGTGGTGTTTTTCCTGAATCAAAGATTTATGCTTCTGCCGATCTTTCTAATCCAGATACTGCATTATCACCAACCTTCACTATTGAAATGTCGAGTAACATTAGAACTTCTGTATCTAATCAAGGTACTGGCATGGTTAGGGCTGCCGTCTTTGGACTTCTTAGATTCAGACAAGAATGGTTAAGAAAAAGAGGTGGGGATGAGCGAAGCCTTATTATTGGCTTTGAAGAGCCAGAAATTTATTTGCATCCAAGTGCTGCAAATCAAATGAGAGATATAATTTATGAATTATCAGGATCATCCTCTCAAATCATTGCCACCACACACTCACCGTTCCTTATTGATTTATCGAGAAAACCACGTCAAGTTTTGAATAGATTTCATTATGATTCTTCTCATACCACAATCCATCCCTTTTCTGTGACTGAGAAGTACAAGCAATTGACCGCAGATAATAAACATTATGTAAAAATGCTAATGAAGTTGGATGATCATTTATCACGTATATTTTTTACTAAACGAGTAATAATTGTCGAAGGTGATACGGAAGAAGTGATTTTCAAGGAGGCAATTCGGAGAATGCCTGTGCTTACTAGAAACAAAATATTAACTAACACTGAATTGATAAAAGCTCGTGGTAAAGCCGCCATAATAGGCTTACTCAAATATCTTTCTGCATTGGATGTTGACTTCGTAGTTATTCATGATCGTGACAAAGGAGTAAAAGGGGCGGAAAAATTCAACTTACCTATTTTAGAAGCAGCTAGTAATCCAGATAAAGTAATCGTTGTCGAGGAATGCATCGAAGATATTCTTGGATATCCAGC